The proteins below come from a single Aegilops tauschii subsp. strangulata cultivar AL8/78 chromosome 6, Aet v6.0, whole genome shotgun sequence genomic window:
- the LOC109771411 gene encoding uncharacterized protein has product MASGSSSSTAGEGGFHLMSCLKDVPTLRGDNHIEWRKKVELAFVCADLDWVLDEPQPVRPTEPVREASDDDAAWTKKRGGYAPLEMSYIIENQKWVNANKKCMAFMKNTIESAIVGSIAAGELLSKIKSQFTGSSKIYATQVLEQLVTERYTGGSHGIREHILRMSNMAAKLKPMDADLEIKLALLVHLVMASMPKEFEAFVVNYNMSPGTWDIN; this is encoded by the exons ATGGcctccggctcgagttcatcaaCTGCTGGAGAAG GAGGCTTTCACTTGATGAGTTGCCTAAAAGATGTTCCGACACTCAGAGGTGACAATCACATTGAGTGGAGGAAGAAAGTTGAACTGGCATTTGTCTGTGCTGATCTAGACTGGGTTCTAGATGAACCACAGCCAGTCAGACCTACAGAGCCAGTAAGAGAGGCCTCTGATGATGATGCTGCGTGGACTAAAAAGAGGGGGGGTTATGCTCCTTTGGAGATGTCCTACATCATAGAAAACCAAAAGTGGGTCAATGCAAACAAAAAGTGCATGGCCTTTATGAAGAATACAATTGAGAGCGCCATTGTGGGCTCCATTGCCGCAGGGGAGTTGCTTTCAAAGATAAAGAGCCAGTTCACTGGCTCTTCAAAGATATATGCCACCCAGGTGTTAGAGCAACTGGTGACAGAACGCTACACAGGTGGTAGTCATGGAATAAGAGAGCACATCCTCAGGATGAGCAATATGGCAGCAAAGCTCAAGCCCATGGATGCGGATCTGGAGATCAAACTAGCGCTCCTGGTCCACCTTGTCATGGCTTCAATGCCGAAGGAGTTTGAAGCTTTTGTTGTGAACTACAATATGTCACCTGGAACATGGGACATTAATTGA